One region of Chryseobacterium muglaense genomic DNA includes:
- a CDS encoding transcription antitermination protein NusB yields MLGRRQIREKVVESVYSYYQNPIKFDVLEKNMFSGIEKIYNLYIFQLNFLVGLKDLAEHQMEIGKNKYFKTDSDVNPNQKFINNQVLKKLDENPERLYFSGQHKDLKWDLHDDMLVKTFQRMTAGKRYQDFMKEEGYSFEDDQKFIGKLFLRYIAENDDFHDYISDRELTWSDDIHIANSMVQKTIGFLKEDEDSRTLIKMIKDEEDKTFASKLLRDTLNNWEANEKKLSERLENWDLERVALMDKVILTTAISELDNFAFTPSRVIINEYIEIAKVFATDRSNIFINGILDKYCKDLNRI; encoded by the coding sequence ATGTTAGGAAGAAGACAAATCCGTGAAAAAGTAGTAGAATCCGTGTATTCGTACTACCAAAATCCGATAAAATTTGATGTGTTAGAAAAAAACATGTTTTCGGGAATAGAGAAAATCTATAATCTCTATATTTTTCAGTTGAATTTTTTGGTGGGTCTGAAAGATCTGGCAGAACATCAAATGGAAATTGGTAAGAACAAGTACTTTAAAACTGATTCAGATGTCAATCCCAATCAAAAATTTATCAATAATCAGGTTTTAAAAAAACTTGATGAAAACCCTGAGAGACTGTATTTCTCGGGTCAGCATAAAGATTTGAAGTGGGACTTGCACGATGATATGTTGGTGAAAACTTTCCAGCGTATGACTGCAGGAAAGCGTTATCAGGATTTTATGAAGGAAGAAGGTTATTCTTTTGAAGATGATCAAAAGTTTATCGGAAAATTATTTTTAAGATATATTGCCGAAAATGATGATTTTCATGATTACATCAGCGATAGAGAACTGACTTGGTCAGATGATATTCACATTGCCAACTCGATGGTTCAGAAAACAATCGGTTTTTTGAAAGAAGATGAAGACAGCCGTACTTTAATTAAAATGATTAAAGATGAAGAAGATAAAACTTTCGCAAGCAAACTTCTTAGAGATACATTGAATAACTGGGAAGCCAACGAGAAAAAACTTTCTGAGCGTCTAGAAAACTGGGATTTGGAAAGAGTAGCATTGATGGATAAAGTTATTTTAACAACTGCCATTTCAGAGCTTGACAATTTTGCCTTTACCCCTTCAAGAGTTATTATTAATGAGTATATCGAGATTGCAAAAGTATTTGCTACAGATCGTTCTAATATATTCATCAACGGTATTTTAGATAAATATTGTAAAGATTTAAATAGAATATAA
- a CDS encoding DUF1573 domain-containing protein, translating to MKKTLSIIALSVIGLGLVSCKKEENKEVQNAEVIGVDSTNAPATDSTVAPVAPTVAGTEAAVAPVAKSNQPTTTIALSESNFDFGNIKKGAKVNHVYEVTNTGTNPLIISEVKPGCGCTAPEFTKDPIMPGKKGKITLSFDSSSFDGSVQKYADVFANVENAPIKLTFNANIQP from the coding sequence ATGAAAAAGACATTATCAATTATTGCTTTGTCTGTAATCGGATTAGGATTGGTTTCTTGTAAAAAAGAAGAAAATAAAGAAGTGCAAAATGCAGAGGTAATCGGTGTAGACTCTACCAATGCACCAGCTACAGATTCTACAGTGGCACCTGTAGCTCCTACAGTTGCCGGAACTGAAGCTGCGGTAGCTCCAGTTGCTAAGTCTAACCAACCTACCACAACAATTGCATTATCTGAAAGCAATTTCGATTTTGGAAATATTAAAAAAGGGGCAAAAGTAAACCACGTTTACGAAGTGACCAATACAGGTACAAACCCATTAATTATCTCTGAAGTAAAGCCTGGATGCGGATGTACTGCTCCTGAATTTACTAAAGACCCAATTATGCCGGGTAAAAAAGGAAAAATTACTTTAAGTTTTGATTCTTCAAGCTTTGACGGAAGCGTACAAAAGTATGCTGATGTTTTTGCTAACGTAGAAAATGCTCCGATAAAGTTGACGTTTAATGCTAATATTCAACCTTAA
- the yajC gene encoding preprotein translocase subunit YajC, protein MNMLTLFLQAPAQGNSTTMLMMMGVMVVGFYFLMIRPQMKKQKQEKKFQEDLKVGSRVVLTSGLHGRIAQIQDDGVVIETLSGKLKFEKAAISREFTANRFGDKATADKKEVVETEKK, encoded by the coding sequence ATGAATATGTTAACCTTATTTTTACAAGCACCTGCACAGGGAAACTCTACGACCATGTTGATGATGATGGGAGTAATGGTTGTTGGGTTCTATTTCCTGATGATCAGACCTCAGATGAAAAAACAGAAGCAAGAGAAAAAATTTCAGGAAGATCTTAAAGTGGGAAGCAGAGTAGTGCTTACTTCTGGCCTTCACGGAAGAATTGCTCAGATCCAGGACGACGGAGTAGTTATTGAAACTCTTTCAGGAAAACTGAAATTTGAAAAAGCAGCAATTTCAAGAGAATTTACAGCAAACAGATTTGGAGACAAAGCAACTGCTGACAAAAAAGAAGTTGTAGAAACTGAAAAGAAATAA